Proteins from one Cicer arietinum cultivar CDC Frontier isolate Library 1 chromosome 3, Cicar.CDCFrontier_v2.0, whole genome shotgun sequence genomic window:
- the LOC140919590 gene encoding uncharacterized protein, with protein sequence MFVSYIGAVVRQNVPITIDNWRDKALKDAKDIIWNDIQTTFVLDEERKSYVLRVAGKIHRGFRSHLSNFYLKDREGNTNAEPPKIYQHYISKDEWSAFVSKRSDPAFVNISTANRERASNPKHPYKKSRMGYARLEQQIVSN encoded by the exons atgtttgtaagctacattggggctgttgttcgtcaaaatgtcccaataacaatagacaactggagagataaggcgttgaaggatgccaaagatatcatctggaatgacattcaa accacttttgttcttgatgaggaacgaaagtcatatgttttgagagttgctgggaaaatccatcgtggatttagatcccatctctcaaatttctatctaaaagatagagaaggaaacacaaatgctgaacctccaaagatatatcaacattatatatcaaaggatgaatggagtgcatttgtttccaaacgttctgacccggcgtttgtc aatattagtacggcaaatcgcgaacgggcaagcaacccaaaacacccatacaagaaatcacgtatgggatatgcacgccttgaacaacaaattgtaagtaattaa